The following are from one region of the Alicyclobacillus fastidiosus genome:
- a CDS encoding ligase yields MNRDELLTLMPSNIEINTGEDPSDALHNILLDDEWAREVGREERLPTVRVWRHAPVQGLVVSKRDVAGAKGEAAMQVMAGLGWPIFVRPTGGTAVPHGAGVLNFSLLLPRTQEKASTDAYYRLLCQPMLDWFAGLGLDATTGAVPGSYCDGNYNVLVDGLKLVGTAQAWRGGIAGTKSRHPGYVLAHACIVIDVDMAEATEVINRFYEEVGDDYRVDARTSTSLAEVLRQKHIEEAYDAQMAQTDFVRFLERYYANANLDVCVR; encoded by the coding sequence ATGAATCGCGACGAATTGCTTACACTGATGCCGTCGAACATTGAAATTAACACTGGTGAAGACCCGTCGGACGCCCTGCACAATATTCTCCTGGACGACGAGTGGGCACGCGAGGTCGGGCGCGAGGAGCGCTTGCCGACGGTGCGGGTCTGGCGCCATGCGCCCGTTCAGGGACTGGTGGTCAGTAAGCGAGATGTCGCTGGGGCAAAGGGAGAAGCGGCCATGCAAGTCATGGCTGGGCTCGGATGGCCCATTTTCGTGCGGCCGACGGGCGGTACCGCAGTCCCGCATGGCGCCGGCGTGCTCAATTTCTCGTTGCTCCTCCCGCGCACGCAGGAGAAAGCATCGACCGACGCGTACTACCGATTGTTGTGTCAGCCGATGCTCGACTGGTTTGCAGGATTGGGTCTCGACGCGACGACGGGTGCGGTCCCGGGCAGTTACTGCGACGGCAACTACAACGTCCTCGTCGATGGCCTGAAACTCGTCGGCACGGCGCAGGCGTGGCGCGGCGGGATCGCGGGCACGAAGTCCCGCCACCCTGGGTACGTCTTGGCACATGCTTGCATCGTGATCGATGTGGATATGGCGGAAGCGACTGAAGTCATCAACCGCTTCTACGAGGAAGTCGGTGACGACTACCGAGTGGACGCACGCACGTCGACCTCGCTCGCCGAGGTGCTTCGCCAGAAACACATCGAGGAAGCATATGATGCACAAATGGCTCAGACCGACTTTGTGAGATTCCTCGAGCGCTACTACGCAAACGCCAATCTCGACGTGTGCGTGCGCTAA
- a CDS encoding dipeptide ABC transporter ATP-binding protein codes for MTENLLEVTDLQKHFPITAGFFKRQVGAVKAVDGVSFSLKAGETLGIVGESGCGKSTTGRMVMRIIQPTRGKIVFDGQDISRLRGRALRDIRRKFQMVFQDPYASLNPKMSVGETIAEPLIVNQVLKGRQATERAVQLLETVGLRGGDFNRYPHEFSGGQRQRIGIARALALNPKLIVADEAVSALDVSIQSQILNLLMDLKSDFNLSYLFISHNLAVVRHISDRVAVMYLGHMVEIGPKHSLYGEPLHPYTQALISAAPEPKRVNRRSRIILQGDVPSPANPPKGCPFHTRCPRVMDECKVERPVLQEVRPDHFVACHLHQ; via the coding sequence ATGACTGAGAACCTATTGGAAGTGACTGATTTACAAAAACACTTTCCAATCACGGCTGGTTTTTTTAAACGGCAAGTCGGGGCTGTTAAAGCCGTTGACGGGGTTTCGTTTAGCCTGAAGGCAGGTGAAACACTCGGTATCGTGGGAGAATCCGGTTGCGGAAAGTCGACAACCGGCCGGATGGTTATGCGGATCATTCAACCGACGCGAGGGAAAATCGTCTTCGACGGGCAGGATATCAGCCGGTTGCGAGGACGTGCACTGCGGGACATTCGGCGCAAGTTCCAGATGGTGTTTCAAGATCCTTACGCATCACTGAACCCGAAGATGAGTGTAGGAGAGACCATAGCGGAGCCACTCATCGTCAATCAGGTCCTAAAAGGGCGACAGGCTACAGAGCGCGCTGTACAGCTGTTGGAAACCGTAGGTCTACGGGGAGGGGATTTTAACCGCTATCCGCACGAGTTTTCCGGAGGACAGCGGCAGCGTATCGGAATCGCTCGAGCGCTTGCACTCAACCCGAAATTGATTGTGGCGGACGAAGCCGTTTCGGCGCTGGACGTCTCGATTCAATCCCAGATCCTCAACCTGTTGATGGATCTAAAGAGCGACTTCAACCTTTCGTATTTGTTTATCTCGCACAATTTGGCCGTGGTGCGTCATATCAGCGACCGAGTTGCGGTGATGTACCTCGGGCACATGGTGGAAATTGGGCCGAAACATTCGCTTTACGGAGAGCCACTTCATCCGTATACGCAGGCCCTCATCTCAGCGGCACCCGAACCGAAGCGGGTAAATCGGCGTTCGAGAATCATTTTACAGGGAGATGTACCTAGCCCTGCAAATCCGCCCAAGGGGTGTCCGTTTCATACCCGCTGTCCGCGCGTCATGGATGAGTGCAAGGTCGAACGCCCCGTGCTTCAAGAGGTTCGCCCAGACCACTTCGTCGCGTGCCACCTTCATCAGTAG
- a CDS encoding HAMP domain-containing sensor histidine kinase, with the protein MFKRLRFRITLLSVILLVVLYSITSFAVFAIVRGTYMQNIDKNLQNSVQSFLDAGFVPPRGFRDVSVIESYGAGTPLYWSPELGESLATDINNRVSKLTKRTYINYATGTNHFRILFIPVQSTPGGQNLYLAAIFEDSSWLNELDNLQRIILFVGLFGLVGATLVGFILADRMLRPIRSAWQRQIEFVADASHELRTPLAVIQSNLGIVMEHTDETVTENLEWLNNAHGESRRLSKLVQDLLTLARSDSDQVNIDRKPLDLRDLILHVHELYEGLALMKGIQFKATVPMPITIQGDRDRLHQLLVILLDNAMKFTQEGGEIEISLTQQRNAALILVRDTGLGISKEDLKRVFDRFYTVDPARSREQSSKGTGLGLAIASWVAEAHGGKIGIESDGLGKGTTVHVELPIPTRPAKGPAS; encoded by the coding sequence TTGTTTAAACGACTTCGGTTTCGCATTACACTCTTGTCCGTCATTCTGCTCGTGGTGCTGTACTCCATCACGTCCTTTGCCGTCTTCGCCATCGTCCGCGGGACGTACATGCAGAATATCGACAAGAATCTTCAAAACTCCGTGCAATCCTTCCTCGATGCCGGGTTCGTCCCCCCACGTGGTTTCCGCGACGTGTCCGTCATCGAGTCGTACGGCGCCGGTACACCGCTCTATTGGTCCCCTGAACTCGGTGAAAGCTTGGCGACAGACATCAATAATCGAGTATCCAAGCTCACCAAGCGAACGTACATCAACTACGCGACGGGCACCAATCACTTTCGGATATTGTTCATTCCCGTGCAGTCGACCCCGGGCGGGCAGAATCTCTACCTGGCTGCCATCTTTGAGGACAGTTCTTGGTTGAATGAGCTCGACAACCTACAGCGAATCATCCTGTTCGTCGGTCTCTTCGGCCTTGTGGGCGCCACGCTGGTCGGATTCATCCTGGCGGATCGGATGCTTCGCCCCATTCGATCCGCCTGGCAGCGCCAAATCGAATTCGTCGCCGACGCGTCGCACGAGTTGCGGACGCCGCTCGCCGTCATTCAGTCCAATCTCGGCATCGTGATGGAGCACACCGATGAGACGGTCACGGAGAACCTCGAGTGGCTCAACAATGCACACGGCGAGTCGCGGCGCCTGTCCAAGCTCGTCCAAGACTTGCTGACCTTGGCGAGGTCCGACTCCGATCAGGTCAACATCGACCGCAAACCGCTGGACCTGCGGGATCTGATCCTTCACGTGCACGAGCTGTACGAAGGACTCGCCCTGATGAAAGGGATTCAATTCAAGGCCACAGTTCCCATGCCCATCACTATCCAGGGGGATAGGGATCGATTACATCAATTGCTCGTCATCCTCCTCGACAACGCCATGAAGTTCACGCAAGAGGGCGGTGAGATCGAGATCTCATTGACGCAACAGCGCAACGCAGCGCTTATATTGGTGCGGGATACGGGACTCGGAATCTCGAAAGAGGATTTGAAGCGGGTGTTTGATCGGTTTTACACGGTCGATCCGGCGAGGTCTCGAGAACAAAGCTCAAAAGGCACAGGGCTCGGTCTCGCGATCGCCAGTTGGGTCGCAGAGGCGCACGGCGGCAAAATCGGCATCGAAAGCGATGGCCTCGGCAAAGGCACGACGGTACACGTCGAACTGCCCATCCCTACAAGACCGGCAAAAGGGCCCGCTTCGTAA
- a CDS encoding MFS transporter: MIRALSRRKHIQTDIPLVVWLLGLGCLLNVGGLSLLWPVNSIYIHTSLHKSMAVAGVVMMVYSGTGLLGSFIGGWLYDRFGAMRVMVFTLVVSCLVILLPAFTQGFTVYVLVMAVFGTACAIPFPVLNAVVGHAWPAGGRRSFNFLYVSNNLGVAIGTALGGVMASNSFQAVFFGIAIGYATLLLLVITALRRPLHAIRAQLHDDASDSQQGMRTPIPWGGIGILLAGYITAWVVYVQWQSTVSVYMQASGYSLASYSLLWTLNGLFIFLAQPLVSYVTRRFPSLSTHMVGGVILFALSFLVMLFAHDYEMYVVAMVLTTLGEIFVWPSVPAAIAQIAPAGRLGTLQGLVGSAATCGRMIGPVLGGVLYDHAGFHYILLYAMPTLSLPVILFLLYHRFTAPHLEEMGPERRF; this comes from the coding sequence ATGATTCGCGCGCTCAGCCGGCGCAAACACATACAGACCGATATCCCATTGGTCGTGTGGTTGCTCGGGCTTGGATGCCTGTTGAATGTAGGGGGCCTGTCGCTGCTCTGGCCCGTGAACTCCATCTACATTCACACCAGTTTGCACAAGAGTATGGCCGTTGCCGGGGTCGTGATGATGGTCTATTCCGGCACAGGGCTGCTTGGCAGCTTCATTGGCGGCTGGCTGTACGATCGCTTTGGCGCCATGCGAGTCATGGTGTTTACGCTGGTGGTGAGCTGTCTCGTCATTTTGCTTCCGGCCTTCACGCAGGGCTTTACGGTATATGTTCTGGTCATGGCCGTATTTGGCACCGCCTGCGCCATTCCGTTTCCAGTCCTAAACGCAGTCGTCGGTCACGCCTGGCCCGCAGGTGGGCGGCGATCGTTCAATTTTCTATACGTCTCCAACAACCTCGGAGTCGCCATTGGTACCGCACTCGGGGGTGTGATGGCGTCGAACTCGTTTCAGGCCGTGTTCTTTGGCATTGCCATCGGTTACGCGACACTGCTGTTGCTGGTGATCACCGCGCTTAGGCGCCCGCTCCACGCGATTCGCGCCCAACTGCACGACGATGCGAGTGATTCGCAACAGGGCATGCGCACGCCCATCCCATGGGGAGGCATCGGCATTCTTCTGGCAGGGTATATCACGGCGTGGGTCGTGTACGTCCAGTGGCAGAGCACGGTATCTGTCTACATGCAAGCCAGCGGTTACTCGCTGGCTTCGTACAGTCTCTTGTGGACGCTCAACGGGTTGTTTATCTTTCTCGCTCAACCGCTTGTATCCTACGTCACTAGACGATTTCCATCGTTGTCTACGCACATGGTCGGCGGCGTCATTTTGTTTGCCCTCAGCTTCCTTGTCATGTTATTTGCACATGACTACGAAATGTATGTTGTCGCGATGGTGCTCACGACGCTCGGTGAGATTTTTGTTTGGCCATCCGTTCCAGCGGCTATTGCGCAAATTGCGCCAGCGGGGCGCCTTGGCACACTGCAAGGGCTCGTCGGCAGTGCGGCTACGTGTGGTCGCATGATTGGCCCCGTCCTCGGCGGGGTTCTCTACGATCACGCCGGGTTTCACTACATTCTCCTATACGCCATGCCAACGCTCAGCCTGCCGGTGATTCTATTTTTGTTGTACCACCGGTTCACAGCACCTCACCTCGAAGAAATGGGCCCAGAACGGCGGTTCTGA
- a CDS encoding HAMP domain-containing sensor histidine kinase, which produces MIGRTLSARITWWSVVWCAIVLLIFTMIYTVSFHARSVQSYKHVLQLEMAALLGQGLDKIVEQDDSSNWERYVAVTDSAVRLTDDEGNVLFQIASPSFTSARIDQIVNSESGSGSDAQVSGPAGTQTKWDQSYQWHDGKGTHHAIVATRQVSFQNGTSGTLQVFSITDELAKETWRTFEWLAALDVLILALFAVGMRWFTRRGLRPLNLLMEGIQEVEWNQSPRLNLPKVPGEVESLQQSINQLLDRIDKGVQEQNRFIADASHELRTPLAIIAGHANLLRRWGRENVRVWEPAVRNINSEVARLQKLVNQLLLMAKLEEAPQRCVEGLTSADIQALFGQLRQDAAVLRPDLDIVVRVHMTSQARAFMDLDDLHQVLVVLIDNALGHTQVGRVELAAHGDEGMVRFTVSDTGEGIHPDVVPHVFDRFYRADAARGSSRGSGLGLAICKQIVESYQGKIYLRSKPGRGTTVIVRMPMQEPEGLEHVVPGQLHGHGMEPKEMPIDESRRIAYTDAVEH; this is translated from the coding sequence GTGATCGGGCGGACGCTCAGTGCGAGAATCACGTGGTGGAGTGTCGTTTGGTGTGCGATTGTGCTCCTCATCTTTACAATGATCTACACGGTCTCGTTTCACGCCAGGAGCGTACAGTCCTACAAACACGTCTTGCAATTGGAGATGGCGGCGTTGCTCGGTCAAGGTTTGGACAAGATCGTGGAGCAAGACGACTCGAGCAATTGGGAACGGTATGTCGCCGTGACCGATTCCGCCGTGCGTTTGACCGACGACGAAGGGAATGTCCTATTCCAGATCGCCAGTCCTTCGTTCACGTCAGCGCGCATCGATCAGATCGTCAACTCGGAGTCGGGCAGCGGTTCCGACGCTCAGGTTTCTGGCCCGGCCGGTACGCAGACGAAGTGGGATCAGTCGTATCAGTGGCACGACGGAAAGGGGACGCACCACGCCATCGTCGCTACGCGTCAAGTTTCCTTTCAAAACGGCACGAGCGGTACGTTGCAGGTGTTCAGCATAACGGACGAGCTGGCCAAGGAGACCTGGCGGACGTTTGAGTGGTTAGCCGCGCTCGACGTGCTGATTCTCGCGCTGTTTGCGGTTGGCATGCGCTGGTTTACGCGCCGCGGGTTGCGCCCCCTGAACCTGTTGATGGAGGGGATTCAGGAGGTCGAATGGAATCAGTCGCCACGCCTGAATCTGCCCAAGGTCCCGGGTGAGGTGGAGTCGCTGCAGCAGTCGATCAATCAATTGCTCGACCGGATCGACAAGGGTGTACAGGAGCAGAATCGCTTCATCGCGGACGCCTCTCACGAATTGCGAACGCCTTTAGCCATTATCGCCGGACATGCGAACTTGTTGCGGAGGTGGGGGCGAGAGAACGTCCGCGTCTGGGAACCGGCCGTGCGCAATATCAACTCGGAAGTGGCTCGTCTGCAAAAGCTCGTCAACCAGCTCTTGCTGATGGCGAAGTTGGAAGAGGCGCCGCAGCGTTGCGTAGAGGGGTTGACGAGCGCCGATATCCAGGCGCTGTTTGGGCAATTGCGTCAAGATGCCGCGGTGTTGCGCCCAGACCTAGATATCGTGGTTCGGGTACACATGACGTCGCAAGCGCGCGCTTTTATGGATCTCGACGACCTCCATCAAGTCCTCGTCGTGCTCATCGACAACGCGCTCGGGCACACGCAAGTGGGGCGCGTCGAGCTAGCTGCACACGGGGATGAGGGAATGGTGCGCTTTACGGTATCGGACACCGGAGAGGGCATCCATCCGGACGTGGTGCCTCACGTATTCGACCGGTTCTACCGCGCCGACGCCGCCAGGGGATCCAGTCGCGGTTCGGGGCTTGGGCTGGCAATATGCAAACAGATTGTCGAGTCGTATCAAGGAAAGATTTACTTGCGCTCGAAGCCCGGCAGGGGAACTACCGTCATCGTGCGTATGCCGATGCAAGAACCTGAAGGACTCGAGCATGTCGTTCCAGGTCAGCTACACGGGCATGGAATGGAACCTAAGGAGATGCCGATAGATGAATCGCGACGAATTGCTTACACTGATGCCGTCGAACATTGA
- a CDS encoding carbonic anhydrase produces the protein MNQLQQILEHNQRFVEGHEYEQYQTSKFPNKKLIVLSCMDTRLSDLLPRAMNLKNGDAKFIKNAGAVVSHPFGSIMRSIIVAVYDLGADEICVVGHHGCGMSSINPDETIKKMTNSGISIETIETLEYAGIDLGAWLQRIESIPDSVRSSVQMIRNHPLLPKSLVVHGLVIDPETGKLDVVVNGYQGE, from the coding sequence GTGAATCAGTTACAACAAATTCTGGAACACAATCAGCGGTTTGTCGAAGGTCATGAATATGAGCAATATCAGACATCTAAATTTCCCAACAAAAAACTCATTGTCTTATCGTGTATGGATACGAGGCTAAGCGATTTGTTGCCTCGGGCGATGAATCTCAAGAATGGCGACGCGAAGTTTATCAAAAATGCTGGTGCAGTCGTATCCCATCCATTTGGAAGTATCATGCGAAGCATCATTGTCGCGGTGTACGACCTCGGAGCCGACGAGATTTGCGTCGTTGGTCACCATGGGTGTGGTATGAGCAGTATTAATCCAGATGAGACCATCAAAAAAATGACGAACAGTGGTATCTCAATTGAGACGATTGAAACGTTGGAGTATGCGGGCATTGACCTCGGGGCGTGGTTGCAGAGGATTGAATCGATTCCTGACAGCGTGCGCAGCAGTGTGCAAATGATTCGCAATCACCCGCTGTTGCCGAAGTCGCTGGTGGTACACGGCCTGGTCATCGACCCGGAAACGGGGAAACTGGACGTCGTCGTAAACGGTTATCAAGGCGAATAA
- a CDS encoding ABC transporter permease, with translation MNYIVKRILQAIPALLGISIMSFILLHIVPGDPVRIMLGNHYTAARAAALSAQLGLNKPLWQQYFIWLGHLCQGNLGFSYEFGKPVTGVILNAMPTTLSLVLLATLLAQLFAIILGTIQAYFENSIFDHVVTVVNYFFYSMPAYWLGIIMVIVFAIDLKWFPAGGIINNQDPNAGFFDRLHHLILPSITLALISLAGWSRYMRSSVRDTLLLDYVRTARAKGLRERRVVFRHVIRNSVLPQITLFGVSFPGLFAGALFLEEIFNYPGMGLLYWNATNVRDYPILLGVTMLLGALTIIGNLIADILYSVVDPRISYLSS, from the coding sequence GTGAACTACATCGTGAAACGCATTTTACAGGCGATTCCAGCCCTTCTCGGCATTAGTATTATGTCGTTTATTCTGCTTCATATTGTACCGGGTGATCCCGTCCGCATTATGTTGGGCAACCACTATACGGCTGCGCGGGCGGCAGCTCTCTCTGCACAACTAGGTTTGAATAAACCGCTCTGGCAGCAATACTTCATCTGGTTGGGGCACTTGTGTCAGGGGAACTTAGGGTTCTCCTACGAGTTTGGCAAACCAGTTACGGGCGTCATCCTCAATGCGATGCCTACGACACTGTCCCTGGTCCTGTTGGCCACGTTGTTGGCGCAGTTGTTCGCCATTATCTTAGGCACGATACAGGCGTATTTCGAGAATTCCATATTTGATCACGTGGTCACGGTAGTGAATTATTTCTTCTATTCGATGCCTGCGTATTGGTTGGGGATTATCATGGTAATCGTGTTCGCCATCGACTTAAAATGGTTCCCTGCCGGAGGCATTATCAACAATCAAGATCCGAATGCAGGATTTTTTGACCGACTCCATCACCTGATTCTCCCATCGATCACGTTGGCGCTCATCTCGCTGGCAGGCTGGTCGCGGTATATGAGATCTTCTGTGCGGGATACGCTCTTGCTCGATTATGTGCGAACGGCGCGTGCCAAGGGACTTCGCGAACGGCGTGTGGTGTTCCGTCACGTGATTCGCAATTCGGTACTTCCGCAAATCACACTCTTTGGCGTGTCGTTCCCTGGTCTGTTTGCAGGTGCTCTCTTCCTTGAGGAAATATTTAACTACCCCGGCATGGGGCTTCTGTATTGGAATGCGACGAACGTTCGGGATTATCCTATCCTACTAGGCGTGACAATGCTCTTGGGCGCGTTGACGATTATCGGCAATCTGATTGCTGATATTCTCTACAGCGTCGTGGATCCGCGGATCAGTTACTTGTCGTCATAA
- a CDS encoding ABC transporter ATP-binding protein: protein MAEPLLAIRDLRTYFISKDAEVHAVDGIDIDVERGQIVCIVGESGCGKSMTSLSIMRLVPKPHGKIVTGQIIFDGEDLLRLKDAKMADVRGNDISMIFQEPMTSLNPVLTIGEQIGEVLIRHRGLNKRQALEQSIEILKFVGVPRANEIIREYPHQLSGGLRQRVMIAMAMVCKPKLLIADEPTTALDVTIQAQVLELMKKMREETGTAIILITHDLGVVADMADHVVVMYAGQVVESVHADIIFDTPKHPYTRALLDSIPSLEEEKDVLYSIPGTVPNAANFPQGCRFAQRCPMAQDSCFVTMPELREVEQGHFVRCDLI from the coding sequence ATGGCAGAACCGCTACTTGCCATTCGCGATTTACGAACGTACTTCATCAGCAAGGACGCTGAGGTGCATGCGGTCGACGGGATCGACATCGATGTGGAGAGAGGTCAAATCGTCTGCATCGTCGGTGAATCCGGCTGCGGAAAAAGCATGACTTCCCTATCTATCATGCGCTTAGTTCCGAAACCGCACGGAAAGATCGTGACGGGTCAAATTATCTTTGACGGTGAGGACCTTCTCCGGCTCAAGGACGCAAAGATGGCCGACGTGCGCGGCAATGATATATCGATGATCTTTCAGGAGCCGATGACTTCGCTAAATCCGGTTCTAACGATCGGTGAACAAATCGGTGAAGTGTTGATTCGCCATCGCGGGCTGAACAAGCGGCAAGCGCTGGAACAATCGATAGAAATTCTGAAATTCGTAGGTGTTCCAAGAGCGAATGAGATCATTCGAGAGTATCCCCACCAGTTGTCTGGGGGCCTTCGCCAACGCGTGATGATTGCGATGGCGATGGTGTGCAAACCAAAGCTCTTAATCGCTGATGAGCCGACTACGGCGCTGGATGTCACGATTCAGGCTCAGGTTCTGGAATTGATGAAGAAAATGCGCGAAGAGACGGGGACAGCCATCATCCTCATCACGCACGACCTCGGCGTCGTCGCCGACATGGCGGATCACGTGGTCGTCATGTATGCAGGTCAAGTGGTTGAGAGCGTTCACGCGGATATCATTTTCGACACGCCGAAGCATCCCTATACGAGGGCTCTCCTGGACTCGATTCCGTCCTTGGAAGAGGAGAAGGACGTGTTGTACTCGATTCCCGGAACGGTGCCGAATGCAGCCAACTTTCCGCAGGGTTGTCGGTTCGCGCAGCGTTGTCCGATGGCCCAAGACAGTTGCTTTGTGACGATGCCAGAGCTCCGCGAAGTGGAGCAGGGACACTTTGTTCGCTGTGATCTGATATGA
- a CDS encoding MarR family transcriptional regulator has product MDTTNDLMNGRQRAGVLIDSFRQVNRSMDRLWRHQAESLGLTLVQLMVLRSLTDDSDLSLGALAESCQIGCSTMSGVVKRLVESGAVERHRLEDDQRTIAIRLTPKGMELKNQAFGEESCMRNAFLRFLDLSDNDIDAMLALHQKLIEVLNRE; this is encoded by the coding sequence TTGGACACAACGAACGATCTGATGAATGGTCGACAGCGCGCTGGAGTGCTGATCGATTCGTTTCGCCAGGTCAACCGTTCGATGGATCGATTGTGGCGTCATCAGGCAGAATCGCTGGGCCTGACGCTCGTTCAATTGATGGTGTTGCGGTCGTTGACGGACGATTCCGACTTGTCCCTGGGCGCCTTGGCGGAGAGTTGTCAAATCGGCTGTAGCACGATGAGTGGCGTGGTCAAACGATTGGTGGAATCGGGCGCGGTAGAACGTCATCGACTGGAAGATGACCAACGAACGATCGCAATTCGACTCACCCCCAAAGGCATGGAGTTAAAGAATCAGGCGTTTGGAGAAGAGTCATGCATGCGCAACGCCTTTTTACGATTCCTGGACTTATCCGACAACGATATTGACGCCATGCTTGCGCTGCACCAAAAGCTGATAGAGGTTCTAAATAGAGAGTAA
- a CDS encoding ABC transporter permease, translating into MVTPAELLEQKRPAVQSSGRSRAWRRFWSYPLSTAGIVGVLFLFAFSFLGPIFYHVDPLAQNITHMLQPPSAAHPMGTDDLGRDVLSRLMVGGRSSLEVGFLSAFVAMAFGTLYGMISGLVGGWTDIILMRIVDVLLSIPSLFILLFLDVTFKPSVVLMIFVIASTSWLTVSRIVRGEVLKIKTETYVEAARLAGVGPWRLMLKYLVPNFIGTVLVTTTFSVADSILTIAGLSFLGLGLPPPAPNWGAELSESLNYIFQNSWWLIYPPGILILVSQLSVNFVGDGLRHALETRVD; encoded by the coding sequence ATGGTTACACCGGCTGAGCTACTAGAACAAAAACGACCTGCGGTTCAGTCATCTGGCCGGTCTCGGGCGTGGAGGCGCTTCTGGAGCTATCCTTTGAGCACCGCGGGGATTGTCGGCGTACTCTTTTTGTTCGCCTTTTCATTCCTGGGCCCTATTTTCTACCATGTGGACCCGCTGGCACAAAACATCACGCACATGTTACAGCCCCCTTCCGCAGCTCATCCCATGGGTACGGATGACCTAGGACGCGACGTCTTGTCCCGACTGATGGTCGGTGGGCGCTCATCTCTTGAAGTCGGCTTTTTGTCGGCATTTGTCGCGATGGCCTTCGGAACGTTGTACGGGATGATCAGTGGCCTCGTCGGTGGGTGGACGGATATCATTTTGATGCGTATCGTAGACGTTCTGCTCTCGATTCCAAGTCTATTTATCCTTCTGTTCTTAGATGTCACGTTCAAACCGAGTGTTGTACTGATGATTTTCGTCATTGCTTCTACGAGTTGGCTGACAGTCAGTCGTATCGTTCGCGGCGAGGTTCTGAAGATCAAGACGGAGACGTACGTCGAAGCGGCACGTCTGGCTGGAGTCGGCCCATGGCGACTGATGCTGAAGTATTTAGTTCCAAACTTTATTGGTACAGTCCTCGTCACAACGACATTTAGTGTTGCGGACAGTATTCTGACCATCGCTGGGCTCAGTTTCCTAGGGCTTGGGCTTCCACCTCCGGCACCGAACTGGGGCGCTGAGTTATCAGAGTCGCTCAACTATATCTTCCAAAACTCTTGGTGGCTGATTTACCCACCTGGCATTTTGATCTTGGTGTCCCAGCTATCTGTCAATTTCGTTGGAGACGGTCTCCGACACGCACTGGAAACTCGCGTCGATTAA
- a CDS encoding response regulator transcription factor, with the protein MRILLVEDERRLAAALKQLLKENQYVVDVEHDGETGYDLATTDSYDIVILDIMLPNMSGIDILKGMREQEIQTPVLLLTAKDTVEDRVVGLDAGADDYLVKPFDNKELLARVRALTRRTGQISGTDAMEAGPFRLDFTTRTVTRNDEALTLTAKEFQLLELFMRNQGKVLSKEIILDRVWGPDADVIGNAVENYVHFLRKKIDEADKPSYIATVRGVGYIFHPEPQA; encoded by the coding sequence GTGCGTATTTTACTCGTGGAGGACGAACGAAGACTCGCTGCCGCACTCAAACAACTGCTGAAAGAGAATCAATACGTGGTCGATGTCGAACACGACGGAGAAACGGGCTACGATTTGGCCACGACGGATAGCTACGACATCGTCATCCTCGACATCATGTTGCCGAACATGTCCGGGATCGACATCCTCAAGGGGATGCGCGAGCAGGAAATCCAAACGCCGGTCCTGCTGCTCACCGCCAAGGACACCGTGGAGGACAGGGTGGTCGGCCTCGACGCGGGCGCTGACGATTACTTGGTCAAGCCGTTCGACAACAAGGAACTCCTCGCGCGCGTGCGCGCGTTGACGCGGCGCACCGGGCAAATCAGTGGCACGGACGCAATGGAGGCCGGTCCGTTTCGACTGGACTTCACGACGCGCACGGTGACGCGAAACGACGAAGCACTCACATTGACTGCAAAAGAATTTCAACTTTTGGAACTGTTCATGCGCAATCAAGGCAAGGTGCTTTCCAAGGAGATCATCCTCGACAGAGTATGGGGTCCCGATGCGGACGTCATCGGAAACGCCGTCGAGAACTACGTGCACTTCTTGCGCAAGAAGATCGACGAGGCGGACAAGCCGTCGTACATCGCGACCGTCCGCGGGGTGGGTTACATCTTCCACCCAGAGCCCCAAGCGTGA